The Pongo abelii isolate AG06213 chromosome 21, NHGRI_mPonAbe1-v2.0_pri, whole genome shotgun sequence genome has a window encoding:
- the PFDN4 gene encoding prefoldin subunit 4 isoform X1: MAATMKKAAAEDVNVTFEDQQKINKFARNTSRITELKEEIEVKKKQLQNLEDACDDIMLADDDCLMIPYQIGDVFISHSQEETQEMLEEAKKNLQEEIDALESRVESIQRVLADLKVQLYAKFGSNINLEADES; the protein is encoded by the exons ATGGCGGCCACCATGAAGAAGGCG GCTGCAGAAGATGTCAATGTTACTTTCGAAGATcaacaaaagataaacaaatttgCACGGAATACAAGTAGAATCACAGagctgaaggaagaaatagaagtaaaaaag AAACAACTCCAAAACCTAGAAGATGCTTGTGATGACATCATGCTTGCAGATGATGACTGCTTAATGATACCTTATCAAATTGGTGATGTCTTCATTAGTCATTCTCAAGAAGAAACACAAGAAATGTTAGAAGAAGCAAAG aaaaatttGCAAGAAGAAATTGACGCCTTAGAATCCAGAGTGGAATCAATTCAGCGGGTGTTAGCAGATTTGAAAGTTCAGTTGTATGCAAAATTTGGGAGCAACATAAACCTTGAAGCTGATGaaagttaa
- the PFDN4 gene encoding prefoldin subunit 4 isoform X2 encodes MGSHLPEAAEDVNVTFEDQQKINKFARNTSRITELKEEIEVKKKQLQNLEDACDDIMLADDDCLMIPYQIGDVFISHSQEETQEMLEEAKKNLQEEIDALESRVESIQRVLADLKVQLYAKFGSNINLEADES; translated from the exons atggggAGTCACCTGCCTGAG GCTGCAGAAGATGTCAATGTTACTTTCGAAGATcaacaaaagataaacaaatttgCACGGAATACAAGTAGAATCACAGagctgaaggaagaaatagaagtaaaaaag AAACAACTCCAAAACCTAGAAGATGCTTGTGATGACATCATGCTTGCAGATGATGACTGCTTAATGATACCTTATCAAATTGGTGATGTCTTCATTAGTCATTCTCAAGAAGAAACACAAGAAATGTTAGAAGAAGCAAAG aaaaatttGCAAGAAGAAATTGACGCCTTAGAATCCAGAGTGGAATCAATTCAGCGGGTGTTAGCAGATTTGAAAGTTCAGTTGTATGCAAAATTTGGGAGCAACATAAACCTTGAAGCTGATGaaagttaa